From one Bacteroides intestinalis DSM 17393 genomic stretch:
- a CDS encoding hybrid sensor histidine kinase/response regulator transcription factor, which yields MKRTKYYVTPVLLLFCINLYGQYFKKLDMKDGLSNLSVLAIYQDTLGRMWFGTNEGVNIYDGERLSTYKSYEIIDNQLRKKKFINGVVDQIVGDFYGDVFLKTDGALIKYDIRKERFKEIYPTGISSIAVFDNEVWCAAGDSLFRYNAEADSLSFYQKLNTPTIWCMAKSGDKTWIGTAKGLYVLEGETVKCLLPEIEIFKLFVSSRNELWIASRMRGLYKIGRDGILKKEISASDRVVSEQIRSFVEDDQNNVWFGTFDGLQMYRPSTDTYCVYRPNFHPGSLSHESVFSLYKDRQGTIWVGTYYGGVNYFNLKKDLFKYYVYAEANNNCLNYPIIGQIIEDKRRDLWICTDGGGVNRFNRKTNTFTYYTTESGKNSISHDNVKTITYDESRDQIYIGTYTGGLSLYDRATNLFHNYLDDYKRTGKGPDHIIYYSLFKDGWLYVTARNGFWRMHPDKGEFHLISNKDIFQTFEIDSRGYVWLAADLDLYKLSLSDWGKIESVHFDTLENRKVRITKIMEAKDGTVYVSTIGNGVFSYNYDTGKWEHYTAEQNSLLSNFCYNLAESPLNNILITNDKGISIYSPFSHSMYSVELGAIKGMISAVADGGGICVADDDMVYIGGVDGVISFREKDLYINDESDTSELYFVSLFVNNVKVCPGDTQHVLEESLPFIQYIDLSSWQNNLMVDFSSSNYIELEKSIWYQYKLEGFDKDWISTNQLRLIYTNLAPGNYVLKVREAKNRLGEDMGEEIALNIVIHYPWYRSFWAYLVYFLIVAGIIYVFLRVRNARKALALSLAKEKDEKERIEEVNKMKLRFFTNISHEFRTPLTLIVGQIEMLLQSEKLSLSVYRRLHSIHKNAMNLRFLITELLDFRKQEQGFMKLKVECVDIVPFLEDVYRSFWELARKRNIVYTFEHPNEKMEVWFDPVQMQKAVFNLLSNAFKYTSDGKSVKVSVRKQQQIMEITVSDTGCGIPQDDLSRIFERFYQGNEKQQRGIAGSGIGLALTKGIIEAHRGDIAVESVLEEGSSFKIQLLLGNNHFTKEELEHEKVTVPALDWEAIVYDEVEPLPEEESEESEMDAGQEKEESGKPRVLLVEDDEGVLDMLEGIFSSSYIVYKASNGQMGFELAQQLQPDLVVSDVMMPVMSGKEMCYKIKNSLELAYIPVVLLTAQSSIDYTIEGYMFGADDYITKPFNVKLLLARCNNLLRNRRLLLKKLSRTEAMIPQEAGGFTAADQKLLDTASEVIKRNFDNPDFDMNMLASELNMGRSKMFLRLKEVMGLTPNEFTMKLKLEEALRLLQEEPQYNISEISYRLGFTSPRYFSRCFKSFYGVAPLSYRKDSPREDSQAEEDIQE from the coding sequence ATGAAAAGAACCAAATACTATGTAACACCTGTCTTATTATTATTTTGCATTAACTTGTATGGACAGTATTTCAAGAAACTGGATATGAAAGATGGACTTTCAAATCTTTCGGTTCTGGCCATCTACCAGGATACTTTGGGGCGTATGTGGTTTGGGACAAATGAGGGGGTTAATATCTATGATGGCGAACGGCTCTCTACATATAAATCTTATGAAATCATAGATAATCAACTTCGGAAGAAGAAGTTCATTAATGGAGTAGTCGATCAAATCGTAGGTGACTTTTACGGGGATGTTTTTCTGAAGACGGATGGAGCGCTAATTAAATATGATATTAGAAAAGAACGTTTTAAAGAAATATATCCTACAGGCATAAGTTCCATTGCTGTTTTTGATAATGAAGTCTGGTGTGCTGCCGGTGATTCCTTGTTTAGATATAATGCTGAGGCTGACTCCCTGTCTTTTTATCAGAAGTTGAATACTCCAACAATTTGGTGTATGGCTAAAAGTGGGGATAAAACATGGATTGGAACAGCCAAAGGATTATATGTATTGGAAGGAGAAACCGTAAAGTGCCTGTTACCGGAAATCGAGATTTTTAAATTATTTGTAAGTAGCAGAAATGAATTGTGGATTGCTTCCCGCATGAGAGGCTTATATAAGATAGGGCGTGATGGAATTCTGAAAAAAGAAATATCTGCTTCCGATCGTGTAGTAAGTGAACAGATACGTAGTTTTGTGGAGGATGACCAAAATAATGTCTGGTTCGGTACTTTTGATGGATTGCAAATGTATAGACCCAGTACGGATACTTATTGTGTATATCGTCCGAATTTTCATCCGGGTTCGTTATCACATGAATCTGTATTTTCTCTTTATAAGGACAGGCAAGGTACTATCTGGGTTGGCACTTATTATGGAGGTGTGAATTATTTCAATCTGAAAAAGGATTTATTTAAGTATTACGTCTATGCCGAGGCAAACAATAATTGTTTGAATTATCCGATTATAGGGCAAATAATAGAAGATAAGAGGCGTGACCTTTGGATATGTACGGATGGAGGAGGTGTAAATCGGTTCAACCGGAAAACGAATACTTTTACCTATTATACTACTGAGAGTGGTAAGAATTCAATTTCGCATGATAATGTGAAGACTATTACTTATGATGAAAGCCGTGACCAAATATATATAGGTACATATACGGGAGGACTTAGCCTCTATGATAGAGCAACTAATCTTTTTCATAATTATTTGGATGACTATAAACGTACCGGAAAAGGTCCTGACCATATTATTTATTATTCTCTATTTAAAGATGGCTGGTTGTATGTGACAGCCCGAAATGGCTTCTGGCGTATGCATCCGGATAAAGGGGAATTCCACTTAATCAGCAATAAAGATATTTTTCAGACATTTGAAATTGATTCCCGGGGATATGTTTGGCTGGCTGCCGATTTGGACCTGTATAAATTATCATTAAGTGATTGGGGCAAGATCGAATCTGTGCACTTTGACACATTAGAAAACCGTAAGGTACGGATTACTAAGATAATGGAAGCTAAGGATGGAACTGTTTACGTTTCGACCATAGGTAATGGAGTGTTTTCATATAACTATGATACAGGGAAGTGGGAACATTACACAGCTGAACAAAATAGTTTGTTAAGTAATTTCTGTTATAATCTGGCCGAATCTCCTCTAAATAATATACTGATAACTAATGATAAAGGAATCTCTATTTATTCACCTTTTAGCCATTCGATGTATTCGGTTGAGTTGGGAGCTATAAAAGGTATGATTTCTGCAGTTGCAGATGGAGGTGGAATTTGTGTAGCGGATGATGACATGGTTTATATCGGTGGGGTAGATGGTGTGATCTCGTTTCGTGAGAAAGATTTATATATAAATGATGAGAGTGACACTTCTGAACTTTATTTTGTGAGTCTTTTTGTCAATAATGTCAAGGTGTGTCCGGGAGATACCCAACATGTATTGGAGGAATCATTGCCATTTATACAGTATATCGATTTATCGTCTTGGCAGAATAATCTGATGGTGGACTTTTCCAGCTCCAACTATATCGAATTAGAAAAAAGTATCTGGTATCAGTATAAATTAGAAGGTTTTGATAAAGATTGGATATCAACAAACCAATTACGACTGATTTATACGAATCTTGCTCCGGGGAATTACGTATTAAAAGTACGTGAGGCAAAAAACAGATTGGGTGAGGATATGGGAGAGGAAATAGCACTTAACATTGTGATACATTATCCCTGGTATCGTAGTTTTTGGGCCTATCTGGTGTATTTTCTGATAGTAGCAGGAATTATATATGTTTTCCTAAGGGTACGAAATGCCCGTAAGGCACTGGCTCTTTCATTAGCCAAAGAAAAGGATGAAAAGGAACGAATAGAAGAAGTGAATAAAATGAAACTTCGTTTCTTTACTAATATATCCCATGAATTCCGTACTCCGTTAACTTTGATCGTTGGGCAGATAGAGATGTTGTTGCAATCAGAAAAGCTTTCACTTTCTGTTTATCGCAGATTACATAGTATTCATAAGAATGCAATGAATTTACGTTTTTTGATTACAGAACTATTGGATTTCAGAAAACAGGAGCAGGGATTCATGAAATTGAAGGTAGAGTGTGTTGATATAGTACCATTTCTGGAAGATGTTTACCGTTCATTTTGGGAACTTGCCCGGAAAAGAAATATAGTATATACGTTTGAACATCCCAATGAGAAGATGGAAGTCTGGTTTGATCCTGTGCAGATGCAGAAAGCAGTGTTTAATCTGTTATCGAATGCTTTTAAATATACATCTGATGGGAAAAGTGTTAAGGTATCAGTCAGGAAGCAGCAGCAGATAATGGAAATAACTGTATCAGATACCGGATGTGGAATTCCCCAGGATGATTTATCCAGAATTTTTGAACGTTTTTATCAAGGGAATGAAAAGCAACAGAGGGGGATTGCTGGAAGTGGCATCGGGCTGGCTCTTACTAAAGGAATAATTGAGGCTCACAGAGGTGATATTGCCGTAGAAAGTGTATTGGAAGAAGGAAGTAGCTTTAAAATACAACTGCTTCTGGGCAACAACCATTTTACTAAGGAAGAGTTGGAACATGAGAAAGTAACGGTACCTGCATTGGATTGGGAAGCTATTGTCTACGATGAGGTGGAACCATTACCGGAAGAAGAGTCTGAAGAGAGTGAGATGGATGCAGGGCAGGAGAAAGAAGAATCCGGAAAACCTCGTGTATTGTTGGTAGAAGATGATGAAGGAGTATTGGATATGTTGGAAGGTATTTTTTCATCAAGCTATATTGTATATAAAGCGTCAAACGGACAAATGGGTTTTGAACTGGCTCAACAGTTGCAGCCGGATCTGGTAGTGAGTGACGTTATGATGCCGGTGATGTCTGGTAAGGAAATGTGCTATAAAATTAAGAATTCTCTGGAATTGGCCTATATCCCTGTTGTATTGCTTACAGCACAATCTTCAATAGATTATACGATAGAAGGATATATGTTTGGAGCAGATGATTATATCACAAAACCCTTTAATGTGAAATTACTCTTGGCACGTTGTAATAATCTGCTAAGAAACAGACGATTGCTGCTGAAGAAACTGAGTAGGACAGAAGCTATGATCCCCCAGGAGGCAGGTGGCTTTACGGCTGCAGATCAGAAACTGCTGGATACGGCATCAGAAGTAATAAAACGTAATTTTGACAATCCGGACTTTGATATGAATATGTTGGCTTCCGAATTGAATATGGGGCGGAGCAAAATGTTCCTTCGCCTGAAAGAAGTTATGGGGTTAACTCCGAATGAGTTTACAATGAAGCTGAAATTAGAAGAAGCTTTAAGATTGCTGCAGGAAGAACCACAATATAATATTTCAGAAATCTCGTATCGGCTGGGCTTTACTTCTCCACGTTATTTCAGCCGTTGTTTCAAGTCTTTTTATGGAGTTGCTCCTTTGTCTTATAGAAAAGATTCTCCCCGGGAGGATTCTCAAGCAGAAGAGGATATTCAGGAATAA
- a CDS encoding alpha-L-fucosidase — translation MKKLHLIAFTILSLFSFPMQAQKLLPAEQEIGLQYGADRLGKRYDAAMQKFRENRLGAFIHWGLYAIPGGEWNGQVYNGAAEWLKSWAKVPAEEWLQLMKQWNPQNFDAKKWAKMAKDMGVKYVKITTKHHEGFCLWPSKFTEYTVTNTPYKKDILGELVKAYNEVGIDVHFYFSVMDWSHPDWRYSIKNQEDEIAFQRFLAFTDNQLKELATRYPTVKDFWFDGTWDESIKKNGWWTAHAERMLKELIPGVTVNSRLRADDYGKRHFDSNGHLMGDYESAYERRLPDPIKDLQVTKWDWEACMTLPENQWGYHKDWSLSYVKNPVEVLERIVHAVSMGGNMVVNFGPQADGDFRTEEKEIAKAIGKWMQKNGECIYACDYAGWEKQDWGYYTHKKNSVYMIVFNRPYSKQLTVKVPKETQIINAVLLNGEKMKVTETARNEYNVGVPKQDFQEPFVIKLEIKSSKTSTNKYQEALT, via the coding sequence ATGAAAAAACTACATTTAATCGCTTTTACTATCCTGTCTCTGTTTTCATTCCCGATGCAGGCACAAAAACTTTTGCCTGCCGAACAAGAGATAGGGCTACAGTACGGTGCAGACCGTTTAGGAAAGCGATATGACGCAGCTATGCAAAAGTTCCGTGAAAACCGACTGGGAGCATTTATTCATTGGGGATTGTACGCCATTCCCGGAGGAGAATGGAACGGTCAGGTATATAACGGGGCTGCCGAATGGCTCAAGTCGTGGGCTAAAGTCCCCGCTGAAGAATGGCTACAACTTATGAAACAATGGAATCCACAGAACTTCGATGCAAAGAAGTGGGCTAAAATGGCGAAAGACATGGGAGTGAAATACGTCAAAATTACGACTAAACACCACGAAGGTTTCTGCCTATGGCCAAGTAAGTTTACAGAATACACCGTAACTAATACCCCATACAAAAAGGATATTCTGGGAGAATTAGTAAAAGCCTACAACGAAGTGGGTATCGATGTACATTTCTACTTTTCCGTTATGGACTGGAGTCACCCGGACTGGCGTTACAGTATCAAAAACCAAGAAGACGAGATCGCCTTTCAGCGCTTCCTGGCATTCACCGACAACCAGCTAAAAGAACTCGCCACCCGCTATCCCACTGTCAAAGATTTCTGGTTCGACGGAACCTGGGATGAAAGTATCAAGAAGAACGGTTGGTGGACCGCACATGCAGAACGTATGTTGAAAGAACTCATCCCTGGCGTTACAGTCAACAGCCGACTACGTGCCGATGATTACGGCAAAAGGCACTTTGACAGCAACGGACATCTTATGGGAGATTACGAATCAGCTTATGAACGTCGCCTCCCCGATCCTATAAAGGACCTGCAAGTGACCAAATGGGATTGGGAAGCGTGTATGACTCTTCCTGAAAACCAATGGGGCTATCACAAGGACTGGTCTTTGAGCTATGTAAAGAATCCAGTCGAAGTGCTGGAAAGAATCGTCCATGCTGTATCCATGGGTGGAAATATGGTAGTAAATTTCGGTCCACAAGCTGACGGAGATTTTCGTACCGAAGAAAAAGAGATTGCAAAAGCCATAGGTAAATGGATGCAGAAAAATGGGGAATGCATATACGCCTGTGATTATGCAGGTTGGGAAAAACAGGACTGGGGATATTATACACATAAAAAGAATAGCGTTTATATGATAGTATTCAATCGTCCTTATTCCAAGCAACTCACAGTAAAAGTTCCGAAAGAAACCCAAATTATCAATGCCGTATTGCTGAACGGAGAAAAAATGAAAGTTACAGAGACTGCCCGCAATGAATATAACGTGGGAGTACCTAAACAGGATTTCCAGGAGCCTTTCGTCATAAAACTGGAAATAAAATCCTCTAAAACATCTACTAATAAATATCAAGAAGCACTTACTTAA
- a CDS encoding glycoside hydrolase family 95 protein has translation MKGIFLSILLFLSTLSIQGAESNKEYTLWYNRPAYNRGGNFSQIAARGFPYDEDWEKWSLPIGNGAMGVCIFGRTDVERIQLAEKTMGNKGAYGMGGFTNFAEIYLDIHHNYAQDYKRALRLNDAISTVNYKHEEIEYDREYFASYPANIIAVKLKASQPGKVSFTLRPVLPYLHSFNDEQTGRSGQAHAEKDLITLKGEIQYFHLPYEGQIKVVNYGGTLSCSNKGENNSTIDISKADSVILYISAATSYQLKDSVFLLPNAEKFKGNTHPHKQVSECIGRAVEKGYEVLRKEHIADYQQLFNRVNFQLTEDIPSIPTDKLLYQYRNGKRDAYLEELFFQYGRYLLIASSRQGSLPPNLQGAWNQYEFAPWSGGYWHNVNVQMNYWPVFNTNLTELFIPYADYNEAFRKAATQKAVDYITQNNPEALNPIAEENGWTIGTGATAFAIEGPGGHSGPGTGGFTTKLFWDYYDFTRDKQLLKDHVYPALMGMAKFLSKTLKPQPDGTLLVDPSFSPEQVHQQVYYRSKGCIFDQSMILETYRDLLHAAEILKDKDPFLKTVKEQIGKLDAILIGESGQIKEFREENKYGEIGQYQHRHISQLCAMYPGTIINADTPEWLEAAKVTLKERGDKSTGWAMAHRQNLWARAKNGNRAYKLYQDILTYGTLENLWGSHPPFQIDANFGATAGIAEMLLQSHEGYIEPLPAIPDNWDKGSFSGLMARGNFQVSATWENGAIQSIRILSNKGELCRIKYCKAASAQVTDKYNKPIKIKLSGNDIFEFNTRKGEIYEIIF, from the coding sequence ATGAAAGGAATTTTCTTATCAATACTATTGTTTTTATCAACGTTAAGCATACAAGGTGCTGAGTCAAATAAAGAATACACATTATGGTACAATCGCCCGGCATACAATCGTGGGGGAAACTTTAGCCAAATCGCAGCAAGAGGATTTCCTTATGATGAAGATTGGGAGAAATGGTCACTTCCCATTGGGAATGGTGCTATGGGAGTCTGCATCTTCGGACGAACTGATGTAGAACGTATCCAATTAGCAGAGAAAACAATGGGTAACAAGGGTGCCTATGGTATGGGAGGATTCACTAACTTCGCAGAAATCTACCTGGATATTCATCATAACTATGCACAAGATTACAAGCGCGCACTACGCTTAAATGATGCAATTTCCACTGTAAACTACAAACATGAGGAAATAGAATATGACAGAGAATACTTTGCCAGCTATCCTGCCAATATAATTGCTGTAAAATTAAAAGCCAGTCAACCGGGTAAGGTGTCATTTACACTTCGCCCGGTCTTACCGTACCTGCATTCGTTTAATGATGAACAAACCGGACGTAGCGGACAAGCACATGCCGAAAAAGATCTCATAACATTGAAAGGAGAAATCCAATACTTCCATTTACCTTACGAAGGGCAAATAAAAGTAGTGAATTATGGGGGAACACTCTCCTGTTCAAACAAGGGTGAGAACAACAGCACTATAGATATAAGCAAAGCCGACAGCGTAATACTATACATATCCGCTGCTACTTCTTACCAACTAAAAGACAGTGTCTTTCTTTTACCAAATGCAGAAAAATTCAAAGGTAATACCCATCCGCATAAACAAGTTTCTGAATGTATAGGGAGAGCTGTAGAGAAGGGGTATGAAGTCCTGCGCAAAGAACACATTGCTGACTATCAACAACTTTTCAATAGAGTTAATTTCCAATTGACAGAAGATATCCCCTCTATCCCTACTGACAAGTTACTATACCAGTACCGCAACGGAAAACGCGATGCATACTTGGAAGAACTCTTTTTCCAATATGGACGCTATTTGTTGATAGCTTCTTCACGCCAAGGCTCTCTTCCCCCCAACTTGCAAGGTGCCTGGAACCAATATGAGTTCGCTCCCTGGTCCGGAGGATACTGGCACAATGTAAATGTACAAATGAACTATTGGCCGGTATTCAATACAAATCTGACTGAACTCTTTATCCCATATGCTGACTATAATGAAGCATTCCGCAAAGCTGCAACTCAAAAAGCTGTTGATTATATCACTCAGAACAATCCGGAGGCACTAAACCCGATAGCCGAAGAAAATGGCTGGACAATCGGTACCGGAGCTACGGCATTTGCCATAGAAGGTCCTGGAGGACATTCTGGCCCGGGAACAGGAGGTTTCACAACCAAACTGTTCTGGGATTACTATGATTTCACCCGTGATAAACAACTACTGAAAGATCATGTCTATCCGGCACTTATGGGCATGGCCAAATTCCTGTCCAAAACATTGAAACCCCAACCTGACGGAACATTACTGGTAGATCCGTCTTTTTCACCGGAACAGGTTCACCAGCAGGTTTATTATCGATCTAAAGGATGCATATTCGACCAAAGTATGATTCTGGAGACATATCGTGACTTATTGCATGCTGCCGAGATTCTGAAAGATAAAGATCCGTTCCTGAAAACGGTAAAAGAACAAATCGGGAAATTAGATGCTATATTGATTGGTGAATCCGGCCAAATAAAAGAATTCCGTGAGGAAAATAAATATGGAGAAATCGGACAATACCAGCACCGGCATATATCCCAGCTATGTGCTATGTACCCCGGAACTATTATTAATGCCGACACCCCGGAATGGTTAGAAGCCGCCAAAGTAACTCTGAAAGAGCGAGGCGACAAATCAACAGGATGGGCCATGGCCCACAGGCAAAACCTATGGGCACGAGCAAAGAACGGCAACCGTGCCTATAAATTATACCAAGACATCCTGACTTACGGAACTTTAGAAAACTTATGGGGTTCTCATCCTCCTTTTCAAATAGATGCCAATTTCGGAGCAACTGCCGGAATAGCAGAAATGCTATTACAAAGCCATGAGGGATATATTGAACCCTTACCTGCCATCCCGGATAATTGGGATAAAGGAAGCTTCAGCGGACTAATGGCACGTGGAAACTTTCAAGTCTCAGCCACATGGGAGAACGGTGCAATCCAGAGTATCCGGATTCTATCTAATAAAGGAGAGCTTTGCCGGATAAAATACTGCAAAGCAGCAAGTGCACAAGTGACCGACAAGTATAACAAACCAATTAAAATCAAACTTTCCGGTAATGATATCTTTGAATTCAATACCCGAAAAGGAGAAATATATGAAATCATTTTCTAA
- a CDS encoding glycoside hydrolase family 88/105 protein produces the protein MKRLIIYSILSIVAIYSYGQNSFNKTDIKSIMKSVADWQIANPAKGNEHDDLNWTYAALYMGMIDWAELTEKEDKDSSYYEWLMKIGRRNAWQVGKYMYHADHIAVGQVFLDMYQKYYDRNMWLPTLARTEFVINHPSASTLELDYRNMASLERWSWCDALFMAPPVYAKMYMLTDDWKYIEFMNREYKATYDYLFDKEEKLFYRDHRYFNQKEANGTKVFWGRGNGWVLGGLCEILQTLPRNNMHRQFYQDLFITLSDRIIQLQGKDGYWHASLLDPDSYPSPETSATGFIVYALAYGVNEGLLDKATFMPAIEKGWKALVKAVEKNGKLGYVQPIGADPKKVTREMTEVYGVGAFLLAGNQIYKMAK, from the coding sequence ATGAAGCGTTTAATTATTTATTCCATTTTGTCTATAGTAGCGATTTACTCATATGGACAAAACAGTTTCAACAAAACTGATATCAAATCTATCATGAAAAGTGTTGCTGATTGGCAAATAGCCAATCCGGCAAAGGGGAATGAACATGATGATTTGAACTGGACATATGCCGCATTGTACATGGGCATGATAGATTGGGCCGAGTTAACCGAAAAAGAAGACAAAGACAGTTCCTACTATGAATGGTTGATGAAAATAGGCCGCCGTAACGCCTGGCAGGTAGGAAAATACATGTATCATGCAGATCATATAGCTGTGGGACAGGTATTCCTGGATATGTACCAGAAATATTACGACCGGAATATGTGGCTTCCTACACTGGCACGTACAGAATTTGTGATCAATCATCCGTCAGCCAGTACACTGGAACTGGATTACAGGAATATGGCAAGCCTGGAACGTTGGTCATGGTGCGATGCTTTATTCATGGCACCTCCTGTCTATGCTAAAATGTATATGCTGACCGATGATTGGAAGTACATCGAATTCATGAACCGGGAATATAAAGCTACCTACGACTATTTGTTTGATAAAGAAGAAAAATTATTCTACAGAGACCACCGTTATTTCAATCAAAAAGAAGCTAACGGCACAAAAGTATTCTGGGGTCGTGGAAACGGTTGGGTACTGGGAGGTCTTTGCGAAATCTTACAGACTTTACCTCGAAATAATATGCACCGCCAGTTCTATCAGGATTTATTTATTACCTTGTCCGACCGTATCATCCAGTTACAAGGAAAAGATGGATATTGGCATGCCAGTTTACTGGACCCGGACTCATATCCTTCACCCGAAACAAGTGCCACCGGCTTTATCGTATATGCCTTAGCTTATGGTGTAAATGAAGGATTATTAGATAAAGCAACCTTTATGCCTGCCATAGAAAAAGGATGGAAAGCCTTGGTAAAAGCTGTAGAAAAGAATGGAAAGCTGGGCTATGTACAGCCCATCGGCGCCGATCCAAAGAAAGTGACCCGCGAAATGACCGAGGTTTATGGTGTAGGTGCATTCCTGTTAGCAGGCAACCAAATCTACAAAATGGCCAAGTAA